The Algihabitans albus genomic sequence GAACTCTTCGAGATCGACCGCAACCGCTTCACCTGCGCCGGCGGCACCGCTGCTGCCGACATGATGTTGAACACCATCGCGCTGCAGCACGGGCAGGAACTGGCGACCCAGGCGGCCGATCAGTTCATGCACGAACGTATCCGCGATCAGCGCGACCATCAGCGCATGAGCTTGCGGGCCCGATTGGGAGTGCGGCACCCGAAGTTGCTCTCGATCATCGCGACGATGGAGGAAAACCTCGAAGAGCCGCTGTCCAGGAACGACCTAGCGCGTGCGGCCGGTCTCTCGACCCGGCAGCTCGAACGGCTCTTCCGCAAGTACCTCGGCCGCTCGCCGGCGCGCTACTATCTTGAACTCCGGCTCAACCGCGCGCGCCTGCTACTGCTGCAGACCGAGATGAGCGTGATCGACGTGGCCCTGGCCTGCGGCTTCGTCTCAGCCTCTCACTTTTCCAAGTGTTATCGCGACTTCTTCGGGCGCACGCCGCGTAAGGAACGCGGCCTCCCTGCGGCACCCGAACACATGGAAGGCCGTGTCGCCTAGCGGCTATCCGGATGAAGAACTTCGCTGCCGTCCCTTACGCCGCTGCCGTGTCCTTCCAGAGCTTCCAGGGCTCGCGATCGAGTAGGCGTCGAACCATCGGCTCGAAATGGTGCAGTGCGGCGGTGTCGTAGTCGGGGTCGAAGGCTGTCTGGTCCCACTTGGCGCAAAAGTCGGCGCAGGCCTCGAAGTGAGGATGGCCGCGGTGCTGCTCGCGGGCATCGCGGTCGCCGCCGAGATGATGCCAGAAATAGTAACCCTGGAAGATCCCGTGATACTGCACGATCCACCAGGTGCGCTGCGTTACGTAGGGCTTGAGCAGAGTGGCGGCGAACTCGGCATGATTGTCGGGCGCCAGGGTGTCGCCGATGTCGTGCAGAAGGGCGGCAACGACCACTTCCTCCTCCGCACCGTCGCGCTCCGCCCGAGTCGCCGTTTGCAACGAGTGCTGATAGCGGTCGATCTTGTACCCGAGCTTGGGGCCTTCGAGGGTCTTCAGCAGATTCAGAACGTTGTCGGCGAAGGTCGCCGTCTTGAGTCGCTCCTCCTCCCGAGCGAGCAATGCGTAGTCTTCGACCGTCCCGTCTTCCATCCGGGTGAAGCTGACGCTCTGCATGACTTCGCCTCCTTGCCAAGTGTCGAGGCGAAGTTAGTCGATTGGGCGGTCGATCACAAAGCCACTGTCGTCCGGACTTAGGCTGAAGGCACCGTCGGCGACCGCATAACTCCAGGCAGCGGAGCGTCGCAAACCGCCAAGCGGATAGAGGTGGACACCCTGAATGCAGCTCTCCGGTTCGCTCATGCGATAGCGGGCGAGGTCGGTCACAAGCCGATCCGGCGCGCTGACCGTCATCAACTTCCTGATGTTGCGCGCTTGCTTGAGCAGGTACTGCATCGAGGGGCCGATGCCACAGGCCCGCGCGTGCCCGATCAGCGTCTTCAAGGTCGCCAAGCCTGGCAGGCCGACACGCACCGGCAGAGCGTTTCCGGCGGCGCGGATTGCTCTGTCCCAGGCGATGATCGCTGCCGCTTCGAAGACGAACTGCGTGACGATCTCGAAGTCGGCATCGCTGCGCTGGGCGAAGTCGTTCTTCCAGGTCAGGGCTTCGGCAATGGCTTCATCCGCGATATCCGGATTGCCCTCGGGATGACCGGCCACGGCGATCCTGGTGAAGCCGTGGCGGTCGAGCAAGCCGCTTTCCAGAACATCCATGGAGGAGGCGAAAGGTCCAAGCGGCTGCGCGACGGCGCCGGCCAGGACGACGGCGCGCGTGGCCCCGGCTTCGCCTGTCAAGCGCGCCAACCAGTCTTCGAGATGCGATCTGCTCGGAATCGATCGGCCGGCGAGGTGCGGAACCGGTTCGAAGCCTTCACGGCGGAGCCGGGCGGCGGTGGCGATCGTGTTCGCGAAGTCGCTGCCGGGCAAGAAGGTCACGGCAACCGTTGCGCCGGATCGCAGATAGGCGCGGTAGTCGTCGATCTTGGCCGCGGAACCCGGTGTTGTTTCGATAGTGAAACCTGCGGCCAAATCCGTGACGGCATTTTTCACCGAACGCGCGGGCGCGATTTCGATATCCGGTCGGACGTCAGTTTCAACATAATGAACCACGCAGGACCTCCACGTCCGATTCGGATCTGATTGATCCGATGCGGATGTCTAGCCTGCGGTCGAGACCGACGTCAGCTCTGTACCCGGCACGACGAACAGTCGCTTCTTCGCGACCTCGCCGTCTTTATCGATTGGCCCGAAGCGTCAGGTCAGGCGCTTTAGCAGGTCGACGAACAGGTCCCGTTCGCTGGTCTCGAGTGGCTCCAGGATCGCTTCGCTGACACCGTCGGCGTGATCGAGAAGCTGGTCGACCAG encodes the following:
- a CDS encoding HD domain-containing protein, whose translation is MQSVSFTRMEDGTVEDYALLAREEERLKTATFADNVLNLLKTLEGPKLGYKIDRYQHSLQTATRAERDGAEEEVVVAALLHDIGDTLAPDNHAEFAATLLKPYVTQRTWWIVQYHGIFQGYYFWHHLGGDRDAREQHRGHPHFEACADFCAKWDQTAFDPDYDTAALHHFEPMVRRLLDREPWKLWKDTAAA
- a CDS encoding methylenetetrahydrofolate reductase, with amino-acid sequence MVHYVETDVRPDIEIAPARSVKNAVTDLAAGFTIETTPGSAAKIDDYRAYLRSGATVAVTFLPGSDFANTIATAARLRREGFEPVPHLAGRSIPSRSHLEDWLARLTGEAGATRAVVLAGAVAQPLGPFASSMDVLESGLLDRHGFTRIAVAGHPEGNPDIADEAIAEALTWKNDFAQRSDADFEIVTQFVFEAAAIIAWDRAIRAAGNALPVRVGLPGLATLKTLIGHARACGIGPSMQYLLKQARNIRKLMTVSAPDRLVTDLARYRMSEPESCIQGVHLYPLGGLRRSAAWSYAVADGAFSLSPDDSGFVIDRPID
- a CDS encoding GlxA family transcriptional regulator gives rise to the protein MLGGTPRELPQSIGFILLPRFSMIALASAIEPLRLANRVAGKPLYRWPCFSIDGQPVQASNGMEFQVTGDLEAASVLHVVALVAGLDPGRIEDKRLFAWLRRMDRQGSDLGAICTATVVMAKAGLLDGYQCTIHWENLAGFVEAFPELEVTDELFEIDRNRFTCAGGTAAADMMLNTIALQHGQELATQAADQFMHERIRDQRDHQRMSLRARLGVRHPKLLSIIATMEENLEEPLSRNDLARAAGLSTRQLERLFRKYLGRSPARYYLELRLNRARLLLLQTEMSVIDVALACGFVSASHFSKCYRDFFGRTPRKERGLPAAPEHMEGRVA